In Gemmatimonadota bacterium, the sequence TCCATGTTGCGCTGGTCATGGGAGATCCCGCCACCTTCGCGGACGCGGACATTCTGGTGCGCGTTCACTCGCAATGCCTGACGGGGGACATATTCGGGTCGCGGCGATGCGACTGCGGAGAGCAGCTGGATCTGGCCATGGCCCGGATTGCGAAGGAGGGTCGCGGTGTATTGTTGTACATGCGGCAGGAGGGTCGTGGGATCGGACTTCTCAACAAGCTCCGCGCGTACAACCTGCAGGATGGTGGAGCGGATACAGTGGACGCCAATGTGAAGCTGGGGTTCCGTCCCGATCAGCGGGACTATGGCGTTGGCGCGCAGATTCTGGCGGATCTGGGCGTGCGACGGATGCGCATCATGACCAACAACCCGGCCAAGCGGATCGGGCTGGAGAGTCATGGCCTGACGGTGGTGGATCGTGTTTCCATCTCGGTGGAGCCGCGCGAGGAGAATCGCCGCTACCTGGATACCAAGCGGGAGAAGATGGGGCACCTGCTGCCCACTTACGAGGAGGAGGTGAGCGATCATGAAGTTTGAAGGCTCTCTGGATGGAAAGGGACTCCGCGTCGCGCTGGTCGTGGGGAGGTTCAACGCTTTTGTCACGAACCGGTTGCGCGAAGGGGCGGTGGACTGCCTGACGCGCCATGGAGTCTGTGAGGACGACATCGACGAGATTCTCGTGCCGGGCGCGTTTGAGATTCCACAGGCGGCCTCGGCGGCGGTGTCTTCCGGACGGTATGGCGGCGTCCTCTGTCTGGGCGCGGTCATCCGGGGCGCGACGCCGCACTTTGACTTTGTTGCCGGGGAGTGCGTGCGGGGCGTGTCTCGCCTGGCGGCCGGATCCTCCGTGCCGGTGGGCCTTGGAGTGCTGACCACGGATACGGTGGAGCAAGCCGTCGAGCGCGCCGGGTCCAAGTCGGGGAACAAAGGCTGGGACGCTGCATTGGCCGTGCTGGAGATGGCCTCGGTTCTCAAACATGTGCGTGGAGACTGATGGGACGACGCCGACTTGCGCGGGAGACCGCGTTCCGACAGCTGTTTCGCGTGGATCTCACCGGCAA encodes:
- the ribH gene encoding 6,7-dimethyl-8-ribityllumazine synthase — encoded protein: MMKFEGSLDGKGLRVALVVGRFNAFVTNRLREGAVDCLTRHGVCEDDIDEILVPGAFEIPQAASAAVSSGRYGGVLCLGAVIRGATPHFDFVAGECVRGVSRLAAGSSVPVGLGVLTTDTVEQAVERAGSKSGNKGWDAALAVLEMASVLKHVRGD